The Flavobacteriales bacterium sequence CCGTGTTGATCCGTGTGCATCCGTGGTTCACTCAGTCGAGCGGTCCGCAATAGGGTGTGAAATACTGGGGGTTCATTCGTTTCTATGTCAGTGCGAGCGCAGCGAAGCACCGTGGTTGAATTGGGCAATCCGCGCAAGTCCTCCGCATTCAGATCATTCAGTGGGTCAGGCCACCGAACTTCGCAGCCCTGAATACGAAGAGCGAATGACCAAAGCACGCATGCACCTCCAGGCTGCTCCGCCCGAATGGCGCGAGGCGAAGGCCTATACCGATATCACCTACCGCAAGTGCAATGGCGTGGCGCGCATCGCCTTCAACCGGCCCGAGGTGCGCAATGCCTTCCGTCCGCATACGGTGAGCGAATTGCTCGATGCCTTCCACGACGCACAGGAGGACACTGAGATCGGCGTGGTGCTCTTCAGCGCCGAAGGCCCCAGCGCGAAGGATGGCGGGTGGAGCTTCTGCAGCGGCGGCGATCAGCGCGCGCGCGGACATCAGGGTTATGTGGATGGCGCAGGCACGCCGCGGCTCAACATCCTCGAGGTGCAGCGCCTCATTCGCTTCATGCCGAAAGTGGTGATCGCCGTTGTTCCCGGCTGGTGCGTGGGCGGCGGCCACAGCTTGCACGTGGTGTGCGACCTCAGCCTCGCGAGCAAGGAGCACGCTGTCTTCAAGCAGACCGATGCCGATGTGACGAGCTTCGATGGCGGCTACGGCAGCGCCTACCTCGCCAAGATGGTTGGACAGAAACGCGCCCGCGAGATCTTCTTCCTCGGCCGCGACATCAGCGCCGACCGCGCTTATGAGATGGGCATGGTGAATGCTTCCATCCCGCACGCCGAACTCGAGAGCACCGCGTGGCAATGGGCGCAAGAGATCCTCGCGAAATCGCCCACCGCGATCAAGATGCTCAAGTTCGCCTTCAACCTCACCGATGATGGCCTGGGGCAGCAGGTCTTCGCTTACGAAGCCACGCGCCTAGCCTACATGACCGACGAAGCGAAGGAGGGGCGCAATGCGTTCCTGGAGAAGAGGAAGCCGGAATTCGGAAGGGGAAGTGGATACCGCGATCAATTCATCCGCAGATTACGCAGATGGCCTGCCTAACGGCGGCCTGTATGCCGCAAAGTGCGAAAGCTTATCCGCAGATTACGCAGATGGCCTGCCTAACGGCGGCCTGTATGCCGCAAAGTGCGAAAGCTTATCCGCAGATTACGCAGATGGCCTGCTAACGGCGGCCTGTATG is a genomic window containing:
- a CDS encoding 1,4-dihydroxy-2-naphthoyl-CoA synthase is translated as MHLQAAPPEWREAKAYTDITYRKCNGVARIAFNRPEVRNAFRPHTVSELLDAFHDAQEDTEIGVVLFSAEGPSAKDGGWSFCSGGDQRARGHQGYVDGAGTPRLNILEVQRLIRFMPKVVIAVVPGWCVGGGHSLHVVCDLSLASKEHAVFKQTDADVTSFDGGYGSAYLAKMVGQKRAREIFFLGRDISADRAYEMGMVNASIPHAELESTAWQWAQEILAKSPTAIKMLKFAFNLTDDGLGQQVFAYEATRLAYMTDEAKEGRNAFLEKRKPEFGRGSGYRDQFIRRLRRWPA